In the genome of Bradyrhizobium arachidis, one region contains:
- a CDS encoding AEC family transporter — protein MATVLIVAPVFALIAAGYASVLFRFVSETAHKGISEFAFSIAIPALLFRTIVVSEFPDVSPWRMWGAYYGALALTWIAALILSALLRARREDREDGVVFAIGSVYGNIVMLGIPLVLSALGNEAAGPMALILSVNTPLLWLCGILQMELVSRKRTGSALSVIRPVLTDLSRNPLMLAIGFGVVWRFTGLGLNPVVDRTIELLAQAGSPAALIALGINLFRFEVKGEMTSVVVMSALKLLAMPAVAYALATLLGLPPVVTGVVVLFAAMPTGANAYIFAVQYQRLVNPVSGAVALGTLLAAMTLPVVVIVVAGVR, from the coding sequence ATGGCCACCGTATTGATCGTCGCGCCGGTGTTCGCCCTGATCGCTGCGGGCTATGCCTCGGTGCTGTTCCGCTTCGTCTCGGAGACCGCGCACAAGGGCATTAGCGAATTCGCCTTCAGCATCGCGATTCCCGCCCTGCTGTTCCGCACCATCGTCGTGTCGGAATTCCCCGACGTCAGCCCGTGGCGCATGTGGGGCGCCTATTACGGCGCGCTCGCGCTGACCTGGATCGCGGCGCTGATCCTCTCGGCCCTGCTGCGCGCGCGGCGCGAGGACCGCGAGGACGGTGTCGTGTTCGCGATCGGCTCGGTCTACGGCAACATCGTGATGCTCGGCATTCCGCTGGTGCTCTCGGCGCTCGGCAACGAGGCGGCGGGGCCGATGGCGCTGATCCTGTCGGTGAACACGCCGCTGCTCTGGCTCTGCGGCATCCTGCAGATGGAGCTCGTCAGCCGCAAGCGCACCGGCTCTGCCCTCTCGGTGATCCGCCCCGTGCTCACCGATCTCTCCCGCAACCCCTTGATGCTGGCGATCGGCTTCGGCGTGGTGTGGCGCTTCACCGGCCTCGGCCTCAATCCCGTCGTCGACAGGACGATCGAGCTGCTCGCGCAGGCGGGATCGCCGGCCGCCTTGATCGCGCTCGGCATCAACCTGTTTCGGTTCGAGGTGAAAGGCGAGATGACAAGCGTCGTCGTGATGAGCGCGCTCAAACTGCTGGCGATGCCGGCGGTCGCGTACGCGCTGGCGACACTGCTCGGCCTGCCACCGGTCGTGACAGGCGTCGTCGTGTTGTTCGCGGCGATGCCGACCGGCGCGAACGCGTATATCTTCGCGGTTCAGTATCAGCGGCTGGTGAATCCGGTGTCCGGCGCGGTGGCGCTGGGGACGCTGCTGGCGGCGATGACGTTGCCGGTGGTGGTGATCGTGGTGGCGGGGGTGAGATAG
- the tenA gene encoding thiaminase II: protein MSFFERLKTEASVEWRAYTEHPFTNGLADGSLPEAAFRHYLVQDYLFLIEFARAYALAVYKSPRLADMREAAAGLSAILDVEMNLHVKLCAGWGLSPSDLEQAPPAAEMLAYTRYVLDAGMRGDLLALKVALAPCVIGYAEIATRLASRPQADAATNPYRAWIAEYAGVPYQEVAARARAHMEQLAELYATPAREAELIAIFKEATRLEADFWEMAWRAGSRVE from the coding sequence GTGAGTTTCTTCGAGCGTCTCAAGACAGAAGCATCCGTTGAGTGGCGGGCCTACACCGAACATCCCTTCACGAACGGATTGGCAGACGGCTCGCTCCCCGAAGCGGCGTTTCGTCACTACCTCGTTCAGGACTACCTGTTCCTCATCGAGTTTGCTCGCGCGTACGCGCTCGCGGTCTACAAGTCGCCCAGGCTTGCCGACATGCGCGAGGCCGCGGCCGGCCTTTCGGCCATCCTCGATGTCGAGATGAACCTGCACGTGAAGCTCTGTGCCGGCTGGGGTCTATCCCCGTCCGATCTTGAACAGGCTCCTCCGGCCGCAGAGATGCTGGCCTATACACGCTACGTGCTCGACGCTGGAATGCGCGGCGACCTGCTGGCACTCAAGGTGGCGCTTGCCCCCTGCGTGATCGGGTACGCGGAGATCGCAACGCGGCTCGCCTCGCGACCCCAAGCGGACGCTGCGACGAACCCCTATCGCGCCTGGATCGCCGAATACGCCGGCGTGCCGTACCAGGAGGTCGCTGCCAGAGCGCGGGCGCACATGGAGCAACTCGCCGAACTCTATGCCACGCCGGCCCGCGAGGCAGAGCTGATCGCGATCTTCAAGGAGGCCACCAGGCTCGAGGCAGATTTTTGGGAGATGGCCTGGCGCGCGGGCTCGCGGGTCGAATAG
- a CDS encoding LysR family transcriptional regulator translates to MPRTRDGFTDMDWDKLKVFHAAAEAGSFTHAGEQLGLSQSAVSRQVSALEQELSVSLFHRHARGLILTEQGDLLFRTAHDVFMQLQAARAKLTDSRERPSGDLKITTTPGVGINWLIPRLGEFTALYPEIRISLIVTDEELDLSMREADVAIRTRKPTQPDLIQRKLFAMGFHAYCSPEYIKRFGTPRTLEELDSHRIITLSDGNFAPHLQNRNWLVEAARNGSGPREAYFKVNNILGLVRACQQGLGIAALPDYLVEEQSRLVQLFGESDSIQLDTYFVYPEELKTVARVQVFRDFVVSKAQRWPS, encoded by the coding sequence ATGCCTCGAACACGCGACGGATTTACAGACATGGACTGGGACAAGCTGAAGGTGTTTCACGCGGCGGCGGAAGCAGGCAGCTTCACGCATGCAGGCGAGCAGCTCGGCCTGTCGCAATCGGCGGTGTCACGCCAGGTCTCGGCGCTGGAGCAGGAGCTCTCGGTCTCGCTGTTCCACCGCCACGCCCGCGGCCTGATCCTCACCGAGCAGGGCGACCTCTTGTTCCGCACCGCGCATGACGTGTTCATGCAGCTCCAGGCGGCGCGCGCCAAGCTGACCGACAGCCGGGAGCGGCCGAGCGGCGACCTCAAGATCACCACCACGCCGGGCGTCGGCATCAACTGGCTGATCCCGCGGCTCGGCGAGTTCACCGCGCTCTATCCGGAGATCCGGATCTCGCTGATCGTCACCGACGAGGAGCTGGATCTCTCCATGCGCGAGGCGGACGTTGCGATCCGCACCCGCAAGCCGACGCAGCCCGATCTCATCCAGCGCAAGCTGTTCGCGATGGGCTTCCACGCCTATTGCTCGCCGGAATACATCAAGCGCTTCGGCACGCCGCGCACACTGGAGGAGCTCGACTCTCACCGCATCATCACGCTCTCCGACGGCAACTTCGCGCCGCATCTTCAGAACCGCAACTGGCTGGTCGAAGCTGCGCGCAACGGCTCGGGTCCGCGCGAGGCCTATTTCAAGGTCAACAACATCCTTGGCCTGGTGCGCGCCTGTCAGCAGGGCCTCGGCATCGCCGCGCTGCCGGATTATCTCGTCGAGGAGCAGAGCCGCCTCGTGCAGCTGTTCGGCGAGTCCGATTCGATCCAGCTCGACACCTATTTCGTCTATCCCGAGGAGTTGAAGACGGTCGCGCGCGTGCAGGTGTTCCGCGACTTCGTGGTGAGCAAGGCGCAGCGTTGGCCGTCCTGA
- a CDS encoding 4-hydroxy-tetrahydrodipicolinate synthase family protein: MTGLRDQLHGLWLPLVTPFQGGKLDETSLRRLTRHYCGQAIDGFILGATSGEGMTLREAELERLVAVVREEMAAGRRNIPICLGLSGADTARMKDRLDETADWAIDGYLIASPYYVRPSQRGLLAHFEALADHAAWPLALYNIPYRCAVNITNQTMLRLAEHQNIVGLKDCGASREQSIALLRDRPKDFRVLTGEDANYLEALTDGADGGIVLSAHVETATFAAIYSELKRGNHDAALARWNEVAELTRLLFAEPSPAPAKYWLWRSGLIDSPEVRLPMVEVSSELAATIDREIARRMKVAA, from the coding sequence ATGACCGGACTACGCGATCAATTGCACGGGCTGTGGCTGCCGCTGGTGACGCCGTTTCAGGGCGGCAAGCTCGACGAGACCTCGCTGCGGCGACTGACCCGGCACTATTGCGGACAGGCTATCGACGGCTTCATCCTGGGGGCGACCTCCGGTGAAGGCATGACCTTGCGCGAGGCCGAGCTCGAGCGCCTCGTCGCCGTCGTGCGCGAGGAGATGGCGGCGGGCCGCCGCAACATCCCGATCTGCCTCGGCCTGTCGGGCGCAGACACGGCGCGAATGAAGGATCGCCTCGACGAGACCGCGGACTGGGCGATCGACGGCTATTTGATCGCGAGCCCCTATTACGTGCGGCCCTCGCAGCGCGGGTTGCTCGCCCATTTCGAGGCGCTGGCCGATCACGCCGCCTGGCCGCTCGCGCTCTACAACATTCCCTATCGCTGCGCGGTCAACATCACCAACCAGACCATGCTACGGCTCGCCGAGCATCAGAACATCGTCGGCCTCAAGGATTGCGGCGCGAGCCGCGAGCAATCGATCGCGCTGCTGCGCGACCGTCCGAAGGATTTTCGCGTGCTGACCGGCGAGGACGCGAACTATCTCGAGGCACTCACCGACGGTGCCGATGGCGGCATCGTGTTGTCCGCCCATGTCGAGACCGCGACGTTCGCTGCGATCTATAGCGAGCTCAAGCGCGGCAACCACGATGCTGCGCTGGCACGCTGGAATGAGGTCGCGGAACTGACGCGGCTGCTGTTCGCAGAGCCGAGCCCTGCACCGGCAAAGTACTGGCTGTGGCGCAGCGGCCTGATCGACAGCCCCGAAGTGCGCCTGCCGATGGTGGAGGTGAGCAGCGAGCTCGCCGCCACGATCGATCGCGAGATCGCGCGGCGGATGAAGGTCGCGGCGTAG
- a CDS encoding ParA family protein, with product MNVIVFASRKGGSGKSTLAAHLAAQIKATKPILLVDADPQGSLTLWHKLRGTNEPPIKAAVNSVSGIVSAAKRDGYEWVLIDTPPNLSAVVDDAIKNATMVVIPARPGVFDVNAVQETIQMCRAARKPYAVVLNGAPAKRDESESPIVTIAREALAKFRAPVWGGQITNRSDLLMALSHGEGAREYQAESRAAQEIARLWAAIERSVKAIRGTASASGAMHKQAA from the coding sequence ATGAACGTTATTGTTTTTGCATCGCGTAAAGGCGGCTCGGGGAAGAGCACCCTGGCTGCACATCTCGCCGCGCAGATCAAGGCGACCAAGCCCATCCTGCTCGTCGATGCGGATCCGCAAGGCTCGCTCACGCTGTGGCACAAGCTGCGTGGCACCAACGAGCCGCCGATCAAGGCAGCGGTGAACTCCGTCAGCGGCATCGTCTCCGCTGCCAAGCGCGACGGCTATGAATGGGTGTTGATCGACACGCCGCCGAACCTCTCGGCCGTCGTCGACGACGCGATCAAGAATGCCACCATGGTCGTCATTCCCGCCCGTCCCGGCGTGTTCGACGTCAACGCGGTGCAGGAAACCATCCAGATGTGCCGAGCGGCGCGCAAGCCCTATGCGGTCGTGCTCAACGGTGCGCCGGCCAAGCGCGACGAGTCCGAAAGCCCGATCGTCACCATCGCCCGCGAGGCGCTGGCGAAATTCCGCGCTCCGGTGTGGGGCGGCCAGATCACCAACCGTTCGGATTTGCTGATGGCGCTGAGCCACGGCGAAGGCGCGCGCGAGTATCAGGCCGAGAGCCGCGCGGCGCAGGAGATCGCAAGGCTGTGGGCGGCGATCGAGCGTTCAGTGAAGGCTATTCGCGGCACGGCGTCGGCGTCCGGCGCAATGCACAAGCAGGCAGCATAA